AAATCTCTTATTATTTAATTAATCCCTTAATAATTAAATTATTAGACATCCACAATACAGAAAGTAGACAAAGAGTTTTAACATTAATCTTTTCCCTAAGAAAAAAAATCGCTAATGTCACAAGCATTAGCGATTTTTTGTATATAAGTTTCTTCTATAATGCGGCTTCTTTCTTATCAACTGCTTCACCTAAGTAAGCATTTTTTATATCTTCATTCTTTAGAAGTTCTTCTCCAGTGCCTTCCATTATTATCCTTCCAGTTTCAAGTACATATCCATAATCTGCTGCCTTCAAAGCAAGGTTTGCATTTTGCTCTATTAGCAATATAGTAACACCTTGTCTTCTTATCTCTTGAATTATATTAAAGATATCTTTAACTATTATAGGTGCAAGTCCAAGTGAAGGCTCATCCATCATTAGAAGTTTTGGCTTTGCCATAAGAGCTCTTCCAACTGCTAACATTTGTTGCTCTCCTCCAGAAAGAGTTCCTGCAAGTTGCCATTTTCTTTCCTCTAATCTTGGAAACAACTCATATATCCACTTTATATCTTTTTCTATTTCCTTCTTATCTTTTCTGAAATACGCACCTAACTTAATATTCTCAAGAACAGTAAGGTTAGGAAAAACTCTTCTTCCTTCAGGAACTAGAGTCAAACCCATCTTTGGTATCTGCTCTGTCTTTTTGTTAGTTATATCTACTCCATCATAGATTATCTTTCCTGACTTAATTTTAGTAAGGCCTACTGTAGCTCTTAGCGTTGTACTTTTTCCGGCTCCGTTAGCACCAACAAGAGTAACAATCTTTCCTTGCTCTACATTTATAGATATTCCATTAAGAGCCTCAATAGCTCCATAAGATACAACTAAATCTTCTATCTTAAGCATCTTCCTTCACCCCCAAGTAGGCTTCAATAACCTTTGAATTATTTTGAATTTCATAAGGTGTCCCATGTGCTATAGTAACTCCATGGTCGAGCACATATATTCTATCAGATATTCCCATTACTAAAGGCATGTGATGTTCTATCATAAATATAGTAAGACCAAATTCATCTCTTATCTCATTTATAAAGCTTGTAAGCTCATCAGATTCCTTTGGATTCATTCCAGCCGCTGGTTCATCTAAAAGCATAATCTCCGGATTAGTTGCAAGACCTCTCGCAATTTCTAACCTTCTTTGCTTTCCATAAGGAAGTGAACTTGCCTTTTCATCCTTAAGATCTAAAAGTCCAACTCTCTCTAGTAACTCTAATGATTTTTGAACCATTTCTTTTTCTTCTTTTCTATATCTAGGAAGCTTAAACATCCCTTCTAAAAACATTGATTTTAAATGAAGATGATTTGCTATAAGAACATTATCCAAAACTGTTAATTCTCCAAATAGTCTTATGTTTTGGAAAGTTCTAGCTATCCCCTTTTTAGTTATGGCATCTGGTTTTAGTCCAGAGATTCTTTCATTATTAAAAAATATTTGTCCTTCGGAAGGGGTGTAAACACCTGTAATCATATTAAAAGCCGTAGTCTTACCTGCACCGTTAGGTCCTATAAGAGCAACAATTTCGCCCTTATTTAGTTCTAAACTGAAGTCCTTAACTGCTGTAAGACCTCCAAACTTCATTGTTATCTTGTCTGCATTAAGCAATTTCATCTTGGCTTCCTCCTTTGCTTCGTCCTATGTTTTTGAAGAATCCAAAAAGACCATTCCATGAAAATTCTCTATTTCCCATAAGACCTTTACTAAAGAATAATACAGCTATCATTAGAAGGGCTGAGAATACTACCATTCTAGTACCAGCAACTCCTTGTATCCTGTATCCACCTATTGTTATAGTTTCATCTAAGAATCTCAATGCTTCTCCAGCTATTGTTATTATAAATGATGAAATTACAGTTCCTGTTATACTTCCCATTCCACCTAGAACTATAATAAGTAATATGTTGAAAGTAAGCATGAATTTAAACATTGTAGGATCTATTGTTCCTAGTGAATTTGCTAGTAACCCACCACCTACTCCAGCAAAGAAAGCCCCTATTGAAAAAGCTAGAGTTTTATTTCTAAAAAGATTTATTCCCATACTTTCAGCTGCTATTTCATCTTCTCTTATTGCTTTCAGCGCTCTACCAAAACTACTATTCACAAATGACACCATAAGTATAACTGTCACTATGAACACCCCAAAACTCCACCATATATTAGTAGTTACTGGTATACCTTTTAATCCTAATGCACCATTAGTAATGGATTGTGTATTATTTATTACTACTCTTATTATTTCTGCAAAACCAAGAGTTGCAATAGCTAAGTAATCACCTTTAAGTCTTAGCGCAGGAGCGCCTATTAAGTAAGCTAAAAATGCAGAGATTATACCTGCAACTATAAGAGCTATTGGAAAAGGCAATTGTATATTTGCCAAAGGAGCAGCTATAGGCTGCATAAAAAAGTTTTGAGCCTTAGTTTCAGGCGACATAGTCAAAAGAGCTGTTGTATAAGCACCTATAGCTATAAATCCGGCATGCCCTAATGAAAACAAACCAGTGAAACCATTAATCAAATTCATGCTTAAGGCCAAAACTGCATAAATTGCACATAAGTTAAGTATTCTTGTTTTATATGGATCAAAGTTTTTATCTGCATATATTAAAAATAATATGAGTACGACAAATGAAATTCCTGTTAAAATTAAATTTCTCTTTTTCATCATCTACACCTTCTCCGAAATTTTTTCGCCCATGATACCTGTTGGCTTAAATAGTAATATAACTATTAAAAGTATAAAGGCAAAAGCATCTCTATAACCTGTAAGACTTGGTAATAATGCAACAAGCATGATTTCACCTATTCCAAGGATAAATCCACCCACTACAGCACCAGTAATGTTTCCTATTCCACCTATAACTGCAGCTATAAAGCATTTAAGTCCTGGCATAACTCCCATAAGTGGATTAATGTTAGGGAACTTGAATCCCCACATTATACTTCCAACTGCCGCTAAGGCTGATCCTATTGCGAAAGTCAAAGTTATTATTCTGTTTATATTTATAGTCATCAATGAAGATATTTCATAATCCTTAGAAACAGCTCTCATAGCCATTCCAACTTTTGTATTGTTTACAACATATAACAATAATAATAGTATAATAACAGTTACCACAGGGATTATGATTGTAAGTCTTTGCATTGATACAGATCCAATTTTAATTACGTCAGTAAAAAGTGGCACTTGAGGAAAAGCTTTAGGTACTCCTCCAAAGACAACTGTTCCTAAGTTTTCAAGAAAGAACGATACCCCTATTGCTGATATCAATATTGATATCTTAGGTGCAGTTCTTATAGGTTTGTAAGCTGCCTTCTCTATAAATATTCCAAGAAATACTGTAAGAGCTATAGAAAACAATACTGCTACATACCAAGGCATTGCAAAAACTGCTATACCGTAAAAGGTAAAATAAGCAGCCATCATAAATATATCTCCATGAGCAAAATTTATAAGTCTTAATATTCCATAAACCATTGTGTATCCTATTGCTATTAATGCATATAAACTACCTAATGATATTCCATTAGCTAAATGCTGCAAAAGTGTACCCATATTAAAATCCCTCTCCTTTTAAAATACAGAGAACTGGCTATAAGCTAGTCCTCTCATTCCTTTATTTTGTTGGCTCTACTGTGTCAGTATAAGTGAATTTACCATCCTTAACAGTCTTAATTATTGCTGCTTTTATGGCGTTTCTGTCTTCATCAAAATTGATTACTCCTGTAGCCCCTTGGAAATCCTTAGTCTTTGCAAGTTCATCTCTTAACTTAACAGAATCATTTGATCCAGATCTCTTAAGAGCATCTACTAGTATTAAGTATGAATCATATCCAAGTGCAGACATTGCGGAAGCATCTTTTCCACTGTATTCTTTTTTATATGCTTCTAAGAATTTCTCCGATTCCTTTGTAACTGGTTTTTCTGTAGCAAATGCAGTTGAGAATACTGCTCCTTCAGCAGCTTGACCACCTATCTTTAAAAAGTCTGGTGTCTCCCATGTATCTCCACCTATTATTGGAGCCTTTATTCCTAAATCTCTTGCTTGTTTTATTAGAAGTGCTGACTCTGTGAAGTTACCAGGAGCAAATATTACATCTGGATTTTGTGATTTTATATTAGTCAACTGTGCACTAAAATCTTGGTCTCCAGTATTATAGTTAGATGTTGAAACTATAGCTTTACTGTCCCCAGTCAATTTTGTAAATGAATCTGTAAAATACTTAGCTAATCCAACTGCATAATCATTAGAAACTTCTTGTACAATTGCAACTTTCTTAGCATTTAGTTTTGAGTAAGCGTAGTTAGCCATTACTGTTCCTTGGAATGGATCTATAAAACAAACTCTGAAATAATAGTCATTTCCTTTAGTAACCAATGGATTTGTTGCTGATGTTGCAACTGTTGGTATCTTAGCTTTCTTTACGATATCTCCAGCAGCCATTGAAAGTGAGCTACCGTAACTTCCTATTATAGCCGTAACCTTTTCTTTCTCTACAAGTCTTGATGCCGCATTAGATGCCTCTACTTTGTCAGATTTATTATCAACTATTACTAGTTCTATTTTCTTTCCATTAACTTCAGGATAAAGCTTGTTAGCAAGTTTTATTCCTTCTACCTCTAATTCACCACCCCCAGCATTTGCTCCCGTAAGCGGTTCAAAAACCCCAATCTTTATAGTATCACTGCTACCATTAGTGTTAGAATCTGATACCTTCTCAACCTGGCAACTTGAAAGTACTGTTCCTACAGCCAATACTGCACTTATTATAAAAGCTAATTTTCTCTTCATTATTTTAATCCCCCTTAGAATATTTACGAATATACCTATTGCTGAATAATGTTTTCGTATGTTGTTGTTAATTTTATATCACCAAAATATTTTCTGTCAATTGAAAAGTATTCCTGCACCATTATTCAACTTCGTAAAATTATTCACATATTATTCATTTGTATATTAATTTGTCAATACAACATAATATTATTATATTCATTAACATTATGTCAAGTTTATGGTTTTATTTTTATCATTCTATCACAAAAACACACTTTTTATTATTTGTATTCCTGCGAAGGACAAACCATTTTTCTATGAATAATTACCAATTTTAAAATTAAAGCAAAGCCCTTTTTGCATTTTTTCAAACCACACATTTCATCTTCTAATATTATCAATGTAAACGTGATTATTCGTGTATACTATTTTATATATTAATCTAAATCGCAACTCGTCTTATTCAATGTTTTCCCATTAAAATATAGAGGGACCCTAATTCAAATATTAAGTCATGCACGCTTTCCATCTCATAATCCAAGGTTTTCATACATCCATAACTTAAATCTTCATAAAGGATCCCATTAAGGGGTTCCTGTTTCGAAACTTAATTTATACTTGTTCGAAAATCCCGGCTTCTGGGGATTTTCGGGCATGTATAAATTAATAGTTGAGCTAGGAACCCTATAGTTTTTAAATTGCTCTATTTTGTTGGTTCGATTATATCAAGATAAGTAAACTTTCCGTCCTTTACTTGCTTAATAACTGCTGATTTTACTGCATTTCTATCTTCATCAAAATTAACAACACCTGCAGCTCCTTGGAAGTCCTTAGTTTTTACAAGTTCATCTCTCAATTTAACTGAATCTTCTGAGCCAGTTCTCTTTAGACCATCTACAAGTAACAAATACGCATCATATGCAAGAGCTGAAACTGCAGCAGGTTCTTTACTGTATTCCTTCTTATATTCTGCTAAGAATTTTTCTGATTCCTTTGTTATAGGTTTCTCTGTTGCAAAGAAAGTAGAGAATACCGCTCCATCAACAGCACTACCACCTATCTTTAAGAAGTCAGGAGTTTCCCATGTATCTCCACCTATTATTGGAGCCTTTATTCCTAAATCTCTTGCTTGTTTTATTAGAAGTGCTGACTCAGTGAAGTTACCAGGAGCAAATATTACATCTGGATTTTGTGATTTTATATTAGTTAACTGCGCACTAAAATCTTGATCTCCAGTATTATAGTTAGATACTGAAACTATAGCCTTGCTGTCTCCAGTTAACTTTGTGAATGAATCTGTAAAATACTTAGCTAGTCCAACTGCATAATCATTAGAAACTTCTTGCACAATTGCAACCTTCTTAGCATTAAGCTTTGAGTAAGCGTAGTTAGCCATTACTGTTCCTTGGAATGGATCTATAAAACAAACTCTAAAATAATAGTCATTTCCCTTAGTAACTAATGGATTTGTTGCTGATGTTGCAACTGTTGGTATTTTAGCTTTCTTTATAATATCTCCAGCAGCCATTGATAAGGAACTTCCCCAACTTCCTATAATAGCTGTAACCTTCTCTTTTTCAACAAGTCTTGATGCTGCATTAGATGCTTCTACCTTGTCTGATTTATTATCAACTATTACTAGTTCAATCTTCTTCCCATTTACCTCAGGATAAAGTTTATTAGCAAGTTTTATTCCTTCTACTTCTAGTTCTCCACCTCCAGCATTTGCACCTGTGAGTGGCTCAAAAACTCCTATTTTTATAGTATCACTACTACCACTTGTCTTAGAATCTGATACCTTCTCAACCTGACAGCTTGAAAGCACTGTTCCTACGGCTAATACCGCACTAATTATAATTGCTAGTTTTCTTTTCATTAATTTTCTCCCCCTTTTAATAAATACGAACTATCACTTATTACTGATTAATTTACAGTCATCATTGAAACAGTTTTAAATCAGTAAATTATTTTCTGCAAATTGAAAAATGCATTGCATTTTTATTCAGCAAGATGTTTTTGTTCACACATTATACACTTTGTTTACATTTAATATATTATCATATCATTTTTAAAATTACTAGTAATTTAATATATATTTGCTTTTATTTTTATCATTCTATCACAAAAACACACTTTTTATTATTTGTATTTCTACTGAGTACATTTATAATTATTGTAAATCATTACTACTTTTTCGTGGTTACTATATACTCTCTTGCAATTTCAGATAAATATATATTCATAAAAATATTTTTTCATGTAAACGTATTTTTAACTTTTCTTCTATTTATTTGAATTTAAAAAACTCGATAATTATGATAATATATTTATAATAACATTCGGCAAAAACATACAAACAACTTAAGAGGGGGCAATTATTTTGAAAAGGAGATTAAGTTCAATCAAACTTACCACTAAAATTACTTTTATCTTTGTGACACTTCTAGTACTGCTATTAATAATCGGATTAAGTGAAATCTACAATCTAAGATCTGTAAATAACAATTTACAACATATTTATTCCGTTAATATGAAAGCAATTCAAGACGTAAGAACTCTTAGAGAAAATGTTCAAGAATCTCAAGTCAATACTCTTCTAGCTATGGATGAAAGAAATAAATCAAATCTATCTAGATATAACGATGAGATTACTGCCATTAATTTAGAAAACAGTACCATACTTCAGCAATATACAAAGTCAGTAACAAGCAGCAAGGAAAAATCACTACTTAAAGACTTAACTATGATGTTAGATGATTATATTAAGTCAAGAGACGAGACTATAGACTTAATAAAAGAAGGCGATTACCAAAGGGCTAAAGATATTATAACAACTGTTACCTTAAAAAGAGATTCCGTTGATAATGTAATTAAAAACATAGTACAATTCAATCAGACCGAATCAAGACAAGCGTATGATGATTCAAGAAGCACCTATAACCTTTCAATAACTCTTACATATATAGTTTTAGGAGTTTCCTTAATCATTACGGTAATATGTTCGCTATATCTCAG
This genomic stretch from Clostridium fungisolvens harbors:
- a CDS encoding ABC transporter substrate-binding protein gives rise to the protein MKRKLAFIISAVLAVGTVLSSCQVEKVSDSNTNGSSDTIKIGVFEPLTGANAGGGELEVEGIKLANKLYPEVNGKKIELVIVDNKSDKVEASNAASRLVEKEKVTAIIGSYGSSLSMAAGDIVKKAKIPTVATSATNPLVTKGNDYYFRVCFIDPFQGTVMANYAYSKLNAKKVAIVQEVSNDYAVGLAKYFTDSFTKLTGDSKAIVSTSNYNTGDQDFSAQLTNIKSQNPDVIFAPGNFTESALLIKQARDLGIKAPIIGGDTWETPDFLKIGGQAAEGAVFSTAFATEKPVTKESEKFLEAYKKEYSGKDASAMSALGYDSYLILVDALKRSGSNDSVKLRDELAKTKDFQGATGVINFDEDRNAIKAAIIKTVKDGKFTYTDTVEPTK
- a CDS encoding ABC transporter ATP-binding protein, which encodes MKLLNADKITMKFGGLTAVKDFSLELNKGEIVALIGPNGAGKTTAFNMITGVYTPSEGQIFFNNERISGLKPDAITKKGIARTFQNIRLFGELTVLDNVLIANHLHLKSMFLEGMFKLPRYRKEEKEMVQKSLELLERVGLLDLKDEKASSLPYGKQRRLEIARGLATNPEIMLLDEPAAGMNPKESDELTSFINEIRDEFGLTIFMIEHHMPLVMGISDRIYVLDHGVTIAHGTPYEIQNNSKVIEAYLGVKEDA
- a CDS encoding ABC transporter substrate-binding protein codes for the protein MKRKLAIIISAVLAVGTVLSSCQVEKVSDSKTSGSSDTIKIGVFEPLTGANAGGGELEVEGIKLANKLYPEVNGKKIELVIVDNKSDKVEASNAASRLVEKEKVTAIIGSWGSSLSMAAGDIIKKAKIPTVATSATNPLVTKGNDYYFRVCFIDPFQGTVMANYAYSKLNAKKVAIVQEVSNDYAVGLAKYFTDSFTKLTGDSKAIVSVSNYNTGDQDFSAQLTNIKSQNPDVIFAPGNFTESALLIKQARDLGIKAPIIGGDTWETPDFLKIGGSAVDGAVFSTFFATEKPITKESEKFLAEYKKEYSKEPAAVSALAYDAYLLLVDGLKRTGSEDSVKLRDELVKTKDFQGAAGVVNFDEDRNAVKSAVIKQVKDGKFTYLDIIEPTK
- a CDS encoding branched-chain amino acid ABC transporter permease → MGTLLQHLANGISLGSLYALIAIGYTMVYGILRLINFAHGDIFMMAAYFTFYGIAVFAMPWYVAVLFSIALTVFLGIFIEKAAYKPIRTAPKISILISAIGVSFFLENLGTVVFGGVPKAFPQVPLFTDVIKIGSVSMQRLTIIIPVVTVIILLLLLYVVNNTKVGMAMRAVSKDYEISSLMTININRIITLTFAIGSALAAVGSIMWGFKFPNINPLMGVMPGLKCFIAAVIGGIGNITGAVVGGFILGIGEIMLVALLPSLTGYRDAFAFILLIVILLFKPTGIMGEKISEKV
- a CDS encoding branched-chain amino acid ABC transporter permease, which gives rise to MKKRNLILTGISFVVLILFLIYADKNFDPYKTRILNLCAIYAVLALSMNLINGFTGLFSLGHAGFIAIGAYTTALLTMSPETKAQNFFMQPIAAPLANIQLPFPIALIVAGIISAFLAYLIGAPALRLKGDYLAIATLGFAEIIRVVINNTQSITNGALGLKGIPVTTNIWWSFGVFIVTVILMVSFVNSSFGRALKAIREDEIAAESMGINLFRNKTLAFSIGAFFAGVGGGLLANSLGTIDPTMFKFMLTFNILLIIVLGGMGSITGTVISSFIITIAGEALRFLDETITIGGYRIQGVAGTRMVVFSALLMIAVLFFSKGLMGNREFSWNGLFGFFKNIGRSKGGSQDEIA
- a CDS encoding ABC transporter ATP-binding protein, coding for MLKIEDLVVSYGAIEALNGISINVEQGKIVTLVGANGAGKSTTLRATVGLTKIKSGKIIYDGVDITNKKTEQIPKMGLTLVPEGRRVFPNLTVLENIKLGAYFRKDKKEIEKDIKWIYELFPRLEERKWQLAGTLSGGEQQMLAVGRALMAKPKLLMMDEPSLGLAPIIVKDIFNIIQEIRRQGVTILLIEQNANLALKAADYGYVLETGRIIMEGTGEELLKNEDIKNAYLGEAVDKKEAAL